A window of Flavobacterium flavigenum contains these coding sequences:
- a CDS encoding class I SAM-dependent methyltransferase has protein sequence MKKLFKLVLNTIPRPLLIRLSYVARPILALSLRGSKFTDPIDGKSFKSFLPYGYGKQRNNVLSPSTLSLERHRLLWLYLNDQTDFFTAPKKVLHFAPEQAFYKRFRKQKNLDYTTTDLLSPLADVKADICNLPFKDNEYDVILCNHVLEHIPDDTKAMQELFRVLKPGGMAVLQIPQDLSREVTFADDSITDQKERAKIFGQYDHVRVYGRDYFDKLRSIGFIVIEEDYTNKIAPELVEKYCLAKGEIIPLCFKQEN, from the coding sequence ATGAAAAAACTTTTTAAATTAGTACTTAATACAATACCCCGCCCCCTATTAATTCGTTTGAGTTATGTGGCACGCCCTATTTTAGCTTTATCATTAAGAGGAAGCAAATTTACCGATCCTATTGACGGAAAAAGCTTTAAGTCATTTTTGCCTTACGGATACGGAAAACAGCGTAATAATGTGCTTTCGCCAAGCACACTTTCGCTAGAGAGACACCGTTTACTTTGGCTGTATTTAAACGATCAGACCGATTTTTTTACAGCTCCTAAAAAAGTATTGCATTTTGCTCCGGAACAGGCTTTTTACAAAAGATTCCGCAAGCAGAAAAACCTTGATTACACTACAACCGACTTACTTTCTCCTTTGGCAGATGTAAAAGCAGACATTTGTAATTTGCCTTTTAAGGACAATGAATATGATGTTATTTTGTGTAATCATGTTTTAGAACATATTCCGGACGATACCAAAGCAATGCAGGAATTATTCCGGGTTTTAAAACCAGGCGGAATGGCAGTTTTGCAAATTCCACAGGATTTATCCCGCGAAGTTACTTTTGCAGATGATTCTATTACAGATCAAAAGGAACGTGCAAAAATCTTCGGACAATACGATCACGTTCGTGTATATGGTCGCGATTATTTTGATAAATTGAGAAGCATCGGTTTTATTGTTATCGAAGAAGATTACACTAATAAAATTGCACCCGAATTGGTCGAAAAATACTGTCTGGCAAAAGGCGAAATTATTCCGCTTTGCTTTAAACAGGAAAATTAA
- a CDS encoding murein L,D-transpeptidase catalytic domain family protein: MIYKIYPAILFLFLSFGTDSKNTAETKTVTAMSIAKVEKRSVIDTKIENIYNTLNTNSFVLPELKTFTEALKGFYLLKEKGVIQKDILTLIDFSLSSNLKRLWVIDLSSNTILFQSLVAHGMNTGEEFASAFSNVNSSFKSSLGFYATGEIYQGKHGASLRLDGLERGINDQARKRGVVMHGADYVSESFIRAHKRLGRSQGCPAVPVELTDDIIQTIKGKSCLYIYHPSRSFMMEQELIS, encoded by the coding sequence ATGATTTATAAGATTTATCCCGCAATTCTGTTTTTGTTTTTGTCATTTGGTACAGATTCTAAAAATACTGCTGAGACTAAAACTGTAACAGCAATGAGTATCGCAAAAGTTGAAAAACGTTCTGTAATTGATACTAAAATTGAGAATATTTATAACACATTAAATACAAATAGTTTTGTTCTTCCTGAACTAAAAACATTTACTGAAGCCTTAAAAGGGTTTTACTTATTGAAAGAAAAAGGAGTTATCCAAAAAGATATCTTGACTTTAATTGATTTTAGTTTGTCATCAAATCTAAAACGCCTTTGGGTAATCGATTTGTCCTCTAATACAATTTTGTTCCAGTCTCTTGTGGCTCACGGAATGAATACCGGAGAAGAGTTTGCTTCTGCATTTTCAAATGTAAATTCTTCATTTAAAAGCAGTCTCGGCTTTTATGCTACGGGTGAAATTTATCAGGGTAAACATGGTGCTTCATTGCGATTAGATGGTTTAGAAAGAGGTATAAATGATCAGGCCCGTAAAAGAGGTGTTGTAATGCATGGTGCCGATTATGTTTCTGAATCTTTTATCAGAGCCCATAAAAGACTAGGCAGAAGCCAGGGTTGCCCTGCTGTTCCTGTTGAATTGACAGACGATATTATTCAGACCATAAAAGGGAAGTCATGCCTGTATATCTATCACCCGTCAAGAAGTTTTATGATGGAACAAGAGCTAATTTCTTAA
- a CDS encoding L,D-transpeptidase family protein has product MNKFYFLLLLFVVVSCKKEQKNTPKIKKALPAIVITDARTVDIDTALINSYKSETLKQFYLSSANKTIWGNLKKRTYILSQLKKSDELGLNPNDYRVKKMDVYEKQIDKLNNKQLAEYDLLLTHNFEKYVTHLYEGKLNPKYLYRDWALEDKDLDINAVLVKSFNRNTLDSLVENIQPKTETYKQLLKALKLVNAFPSDNVKLIESAEKIKPNDTNIALINIKKRLLYWNDMSENDSLTRIYDNKTFEAVKKFQARHGLVADGVIGASTIHHLNFSKEKRKHQIIANLERWRWYPNELAENYFIVNIPDFKLHVVENNDTTAVRNVVVGTSKRKTPVLTSTLKSIVFNPTWTVPPTILKEDVVPAMKRNRNYLKNKNITIYDRAGHEVDPANWNINKPRSYRYIQKPGYYNSLGLIKIMFPNNYSVYLHDTNHRNYFERSNRSLSSGCVRVENPLELAQHILDDSKNWSKEKIDTIIARKKTTSIRITKKYKLYQWYWTAWTEKDQLIFRYDVYDLDEDLYSKLRN; this is encoded by the coding sequence ATGAATAAATTTTACTTTCTATTATTATTGTTTGTTGTTGTAAGCTGTAAAAAAGAACAAAAAAATACCCCTAAAATAAAAAAAGCCTTGCCTGCCATTGTAATTACAGATGCAAGGACAGTTGACATTGATACTGCACTTATAAATTCGTATAAAAGCGAAACATTAAAACAATTTTATCTTTCATCTGCTAACAAAACGATTTGGGGAAATCTTAAAAAAAGAACCTACATCTTGTCACAACTGAAAAAATCAGATGAATTAGGCCTGAATCCAAATGATTATCGGGTAAAAAAGATGGATGTGTATGAAAAACAAATTGACAAATTAAATAATAAACAGCTCGCTGAATATGATCTGTTGCTTACACATAATTTTGAAAAATATGTGACCCATTTATATGAAGGAAAATTAAATCCTAAGTATTTATATCGTGACTGGGCACTTGAAGACAAGGATTTAGACATCAATGCTGTTTTAGTAAAAAGTTTCAACCGTAATACTTTAGATAGTTTAGTTGAAAACATTCAGCCGAAAACTGAAACTTATAAACAATTACTAAAAGCCTTGAAACTTGTCAATGCTTTTCCTTCTGATAATGTAAAATTGATTGAATCAGCAGAAAAAATAAAACCAAATGATACTAATATTGCTTTAATAAACATTAAAAAGAGACTTCTTTACTGGAATGACATGTCAGAAAACGACAGTTTGACAAGAATCTATGACAACAAAACATTTGAAGCGGTAAAAAAATTCCAAGCCAGACATGGTTTAGTTGCCGATGGTGTCATTGGAGCGAGTACTATCCATCACCTAAATTTTTCTAAAGAAAAAAGAAAGCATCAAATTATTGCGAATCTGGAGCGTTGGAGATGGTACCCAAACGAATTAGCAGAAAATTACTTTATAGTAAACATTCCTGATTTTAAATTGCATGTTGTAGAAAATAATGATACTACAGCGGTGAGAAATGTAGTTGTCGGAACTAGCAAAAGAAAAACTCCGGTTTTAACTTCTACTCTTAAAAGTATTGTTTTTAACCCAACCTGGACAGTCCCTCCCACCATTTTAAAAGAAGATGTGGTTCCTGCAATGAAGCGCAATCGAAATTATTTAAAAAACAAGAATATCACGATTTATGACAGAGCCGGACACGAAGTCGACCCTGCAAACTGGAACATCAACAAACCCAGAAGCTATCGATATATCCAAAAACCGGGTTATTACAACTCCCTTGGGTTAATAAAAATTATGTTTCCTAATAATTATAGCGTGTATTTGCACGACACCAATCACAGAAATTACTTTGAAAGAAGCAACCGTTCCTTAAGTTCTGGCTGTGTGCGTGTTGAAAACCCTTTAGAATTAGCACAGCATATTTTAGATGATTCTAAAAACTGGTCTAAAGAAAAAATAGACACTATTATTGCACGTAAAAAGACAACTAGCATTAGAATTACCAAGAAATACAAATTATACCAATGGTACTGGACTGCCTGGACCGAAAAAGACCAGTTAATTTTTAGATACGATGTCTATGATCTTGATGAAGACTTATATTCCAAATTAAGAAATTAG
- a CDS encoding GNAT family N-acetyltransferase has translation MTLIKEISSQETFILRHPVLRKGKPIETCIFDGDDLQTTHHFGLFDNSDLTGIISLFLKTNPIFAENLQAQIRGMAIAEAHQKKGHGEALVKHCEAYCISNGFHLIWFNARVAAVGFYKKMGYEVKGNSFEIPGVGEHYLMYKKI, from the coding sequence ATGACATTAATTAAAGAAATATCCTCTCAGGAAACTTTTATTTTACGACATCCTGTCCTCAGAAAAGGAAAACCCATCGAAACCTGCATTTTTGACGGCGATGATTTACAAACAACACATCACTTCGGATTATTTGATAATTCAGATTTAACAGGAATAATTTCGTTATTCCTTAAAACCAATCCTATATTTGCAGAAAATTTACAAGCACAGATTCGCGGCATGGCTATTGCAGAAGCACATCAGAAAAAAGGTCATGGAGAAGCTCTTGTTAAACATTGTGAAGCATACTGTATTTCAAACGGATTCCATTTAATATGGTTTAATGCCAGAGTGGCTGCTGTTGGTTTCTATAAAAAAATGGGATACGAAGTCAAGGGAAATTCTTTTGAGATCCCAGGTGTTGGAGAACATTATTTAATGTACAAAAAAATATAA
- a CDS encoding DEAD/DEAH box helicase, with the protein MEPTKLFQFCFDISFEKNLNTYIPTAYIVENSSEIKYLDKKATKEIIESFGIDFDNLDSNTKKILTACESLKPEFIFRKFGAKIKSAKTIADLQKDSKIEFAIRQYLNFNLSSFYDLIVKEQFPLSLNLGPEKDFYRSRIAIEPLDFEPHIQFNKHSEGITYTLSLKENKTTFLPMNTSVTILLDEPAWLVIDKKLGQLKELNAKKITPFLKKKSIEIPSKLVDDYFKGFIPEIAKKIDIEATGFEMEVRDQIISSTIQPVYDFFKNCYYLNLYFDYNGYVFDAGKSKKTHSFVDFSIANEPKIIQFKRSAVEILYTKKLLEIGLVKVKNELFGLETESNDPYINIQLIIDNKEKLESLGFTIQNLKLESKEIITESNTVSIAKETKADWFDIKIIITIGNYKINFNEIIPNIKSKERLFMLPDGNYFLIPLEWFSKYGSLAKLAKTENGELLLRKSNFTALDGISEIDNDLDQIHKAEFTSSDLLKATLRPYQIDGVKWLLGHFNSNLGACLADDMGLGKTLQTLAVLVSVQEQLGFTTKTTNFDLFANETTVEREPLKALIVLPSSLVFNWFNEAGKFTPHFSKMQYVGNDRKFLVSRLDATDLIFTSYSIVHRDISILEKYDFRYLILDESQYIKNKNSKIFKAINKISTSHKIALSGTPIENSLDDLWSQMQFINPDILGTYNFFAENFKIPIEKKQNEEVLTELKNLIQPYILRRTKEQVLKDLPELTEQIYYCDMDPEQEKLYEKEKSKARNFLLKTDGSSPDKISIINTLMKLRQLSNHPKMVDADSEIDSGKFIAVTNYLENLVKAKQKAIIFSSFVTNLNFYTDWCKQNKIEFCEITGETPANRREQQVKLFQENENRLLFFISLKAGGVGLNITKASYVLFLDPWWNPFAEKQGVARAHRIGQLNKVNVIRFISKNTVEEKIITLQENKKLLADSLLEESYINDELEGNLAYILGS; encoded by the coding sequence TTGGAACCTACTAAATTATTTCAGTTTTGTTTTGACATCAGTTTTGAAAAAAATCTGAATACGTATATCCCAACAGCTTATATTGTTGAGAATTCGAGTGAAATAAAATACCTTGACAAAAAGGCAACTAAAGAAATCATTGAAAGTTTCGGAATTGATTTTGACAATTTAGATTCCAATACCAAAAAAATCCTGACAGCCTGTGAATCCTTAAAACCAGAATTTATTTTCAGGAAGTTTGGAGCCAAAATCAAATCGGCAAAAACAATTGCTGATCTGCAAAAAGATTCTAAAATTGAGTTTGCAATCCGTCAGTATTTAAATTTCAATTTAAGTTCTTTTTACGATTTAATTGTGAAAGAACAATTCCCACTATCTTTGAATCTGGGACCTGAAAAAGACTTTTATCGATCAAGAATTGCTATCGAACCTCTTGATTTTGAACCTCATATTCAATTTAACAAACATTCCGAAGGTATTACTTATACCCTTTCTTTAAAAGAAAACAAAACTACTTTTTTACCGATGAATACTAGTGTTACCATTCTTTTGGATGAGCCGGCATGGTTGGTTATTGATAAAAAATTAGGACAATTAAAAGAACTGAATGCTAAAAAAATTACCCCATTTTTAAAGAAAAAATCAATCGAAATTCCATCCAAATTAGTGGATGATTATTTTAAAGGATTTATACCCGAAATAGCCAAAAAAATCGATATTGAAGCAACAGGTTTTGAAATGGAGGTTCGCGATCAGATCATTTCCAGTACAATTCAGCCTGTTTATGATTTCTTTAAAAACTGTTATTACCTCAATCTTTATTTCGATTACAACGGCTATGTTTTTGATGCCGGCAAAAGCAAAAAAACACATTCTTTTGTGGATTTCAGTATTGCTAATGAACCTAAAATAATTCAATTTAAAAGGAGTGCCGTAGAAATTTTATACACGAAAAAATTACTTGAAATTGGTTTAGTTAAAGTCAAAAACGAACTGTTTGGACTTGAAACAGAATCGAATGACCCTTATATCAATATTCAATTGATTATTGACAACAAAGAAAAACTTGAAAGTTTAGGTTTTACGATTCAAAACCTAAAACTCGAAAGCAAAGAAATTATTACAGAAAGCAACACGGTTTCGATTGCAAAAGAAACAAAAGCCGATTGGTTTGATATCAAAATTATAATTACGATTGGCAATTATAAAATCAATTTCAACGAAATAATTCCGAATATAAAAAGCAAGGAAAGGCTTTTTATGCTGCCTGATGGAAACTATTTTTTAATTCCGTTAGAATGGTTCAGTAAATATGGCTCTTTGGCAAAACTGGCCAAAACAGAAAATGGAGAACTGCTTTTACGCAAAAGTAATTTTACAGCTTTAGACGGAATTTCAGAAATCGACAATGATTTGGACCAGATTCATAAGGCTGAATTTACATCTTCAGATTTGCTAAAAGCAACTTTGAGACCCTATCAAATTGATGGAGTAAAATGGCTTTTAGGTCATTTCAATTCTAATCTTGGAGCTTGTCTCGCCGATGATATGGGACTTGGGAAAACGCTTCAGACTTTAGCCGTTTTGGTTTCCGTTCAGGAACAATTAGGCTTTACAACCAAAACTACCAATTTTGATTTGTTCGCAAATGAAACAACTGTCGAAAGAGAACCGCTTAAAGCTTTGATTGTTCTTCCTTCTTCATTAGTTTTTAACTGGTTTAATGAGGCCGGAAAGTTTACACCACACTTTTCTAAAATGCAATATGTGGGGAATGACCGAAAATTTTTAGTAAGCAGATTAGATGCTACCGATTTAATTTTTACAAGTTACAGCATCGTTCATCGTGATATTTCCATTTTAGAAAAATACGATTTTCGTTATCTGATTTTGGATGAAAGTCAATACATCAAAAACAAAAATTCCAAGATTTTTAAAGCCATCAATAAAATCAGTACAAGTCATAAAATAGCGCTGAGCGGTACACCGATCGAAAACTCGCTTGACGATTTATGGTCGCAGATGCAGTTCATAAATCCGGATATTCTGGGAACTTATAATTTTTTCGCAGAAAATTTTAAAATTCCGATTGAGAAAAAACAGAATGAAGAAGTTTTAACCGAATTAAAAAACCTCATCCAGCCTTATATTTTGCGACGAACGAAAGAACAGGTTTTAAAAGATCTGCCAGAATTAACCGAGCAGATTTATTACTGCGATATGGATCCGGAACAGGAAAAATTATACGAAAAAGAAAAATCTAAAGCGCGTAATTTCCTGCTTAAAACCGACGGTTCAAGTCCGGATAAGATCAGCATCATTAACACTTTGATGAAATTGCGACAATTGAGCAACCATCCTAAAATGGTTGATGCCGATTCAGAAATTGACTCCGGAAAATTTATTGCTGTGACGAATTATCTTGAAAATTTAGTCAAAGCAAAACAAAAAGCCATTATTTTCAGTTCGTTTGTTACGAACCTGAATTTCTATACCGACTGGTGCAAACAAAATAAAATAGAGTTTTGTGAAATTACAGGAGAAACCCCAGCAAACAGAAGAGAACAGCAAGTTAAATTGTTCCAGGAAAATGAAAATCGATTATTGTTCTTTATTTCGCTAAAAGCCGGAGGTGTCGGATTGAATATTACTAAAGCTTCTTATGTTTTATTTTTAGATCCATGGTGGAATCCTTTTGCAGAAAAGCAAGGAGTTGCGCGGGCACATCGAATTGGCCAGTTAAATAAAGTCAATGTGATTCGTTTTATTTCGAAAAACACAGTCGAAGAAAAAATTATTACCCTTCAGGAAAACAAAAAACTGTTGGCTGATTCTCTTTTAGAAGAAAGCTACATTAATGATGAACTTGAAGGCAATCTAGCTTATATTTTAGGCTCCTAA
- the pepE gene encoding dipeptidase PepE — protein MKNVIIASTSTLHGSSYLEYLLPTLQSHFANCKTILFIPYARPGGISHEEYTQKVAAVFQTITISVKGIHEFENPETAIKNAEGIFTGGGNTFLLVTQLYKNNIMQLLSETVKNGTPYLGTSAGSNICGLSMQTTNDMPIVYPPSFQTLGLISFNLNPHYLDPEDNSTHMGETREERIQEYHAFNTIPVLGLREGSWLKVKGEKITLKGNLSARLFRQNQLPAELGPESDLSGLK, from the coding sequence ATGAAAAATGTTATTATTGCCAGCACTTCTACTTTACACGGAAGCAGTTATTTAGAATATTTATTACCTACCCTGCAATCGCATTTTGCAAACTGTAAAACTATTTTATTCATACCTTATGCTCGCCCAGGAGGAATTTCTCATGAAGAATACACACAAAAAGTGGCTGCAGTATTTCAAACCATTACTATTTCAGTAAAAGGGATTCATGAATTTGAAAATCCCGAAACAGCTATAAAAAATGCCGAAGGAATATTTACTGGCGGAGGAAACACCTTTTTATTGGTTACGCAATTATACAAAAACAATATCATGCAGCTTCTTTCTGAAACAGTGAAAAACGGAACACCATATCTGGGAACGAGTGCCGGAAGTAATATTTGCGGACTTTCGATGCAGACAACCAATGATATGCCTATCGTTTACCCTCCAAGTTTTCAAACTTTAGGTTTGATTTCTTTTAACCTGAATCCGCATTATTTAGACCCTGAAGATAATTCTACCCATATGGGAGAAACGAGGGAAGAACGCATCCAAGAATATCATGCATTTAATACAATTCCGGTTTTAGGACTGAGAGAAGGAAGCTGGCTTAAAGTAAAAGGAGAAAAAATTACTCTGAAAGGAAATTTATCAGCCAGATTATTTAGGCAAAATCAGCTTCCGGCAGAATTAGGACCTGAAAGTGACCTGAGTGGTTTAAAATAG
- the gpmI gene encoding 2,3-bisphosphoglycerate-independent phosphoglycerate mutase, whose translation MNKKVILMILDGWGKSPDPKVSAIDNANVPFINSLYQHYPSAQLRTDGLNVGLPEGQMGNSEVGHMNLGAGRIVYQDLAKINLAVAHQTLAKEQVLVDAFTYAKENNKKVHFLGLVSDGGVHSHTSHLRGLIDASQEYGLENVFVHAFTDGRDVDPKSGAKYIQDLENHIKDTPVKIASIVGRYYAMDRDKRWERVKLAYDLVVNAVGTPSRNAVASILESYSKDITDEFIEPIVMVDENEKPLATIVEGDVVIFFNFRTDRGRELTEALSQQDFHEQNMHKLNLYFVTLTNYDETYLNVKVVYNKDNITETLGEVLEKAGKKQIRIAETEKYPHVTFFFSGGREVPFEGESRILRNSPKVATYDLQPEMSAYELTDALVPELNKGEVDFVCLNFANGDMVGHTGIMEAAIKACEAVDACAKQVIEAALANNYTTIVIADHGNCETMINPDGSPNTAHTTNPVPIILVDKELKNIQNGVLGDIAPTILELMGVPQPEAMTCHSLL comes from the coding sequence ATGAACAAAAAAGTAATACTTATGATTTTAGATGGTTGGGGAAAATCTCCTGACCCTAAAGTATCTGCAATAGACAATGCAAATGTTCCTTTCATAAACAGCCTTTATCAACATTACCCTAGCGCTCAGCTTCGTACCGACGGATTAAACGTAGGTTTACCGGAAGGCCAAATGGGAAATAGCGAAGTAGGCCACATGAATCTAGGTGCCGGAAGAATTGTTTACCAGGATCTGGCTAAAATAAATTTAGCAGTAGCACATCAGACACTTGCAAAAGAACAAGTTTTGGTCGATGCTTTTACTTATGCTAAAGAAAACAATAAAAAAGTACACTTTTTAGGATTAGTATCTGATGGAGGTGTTCACTCTCATACCTCACATTTACGCGGACTTATTGATGCTTCTCAGGAATATGGTTTAGAAAATGTATTTGTTCACGCCTTTACAGACGGACGTGATGTTGATCCAAAATCAGGAGCTAAATACATTCAGGATTTAGAAAACCATATTAAAGATACTCCTGTAAAAATCGCCTCAATTGTGGGTCGTTATTATGCAATGGATCGTGACAAACGCTGGGAGCGTGTAAAACTGGCTTATGATCTGGTTGTAAATGCAGTAGGAACTCCGTCAAGAAATGCTGTTGCAAGTATTCTTGAAAGCTATTCAAAAGATATTACTGATGAATTTATTGAACCAATCGTAATGGTTGATGAAAACGAAAAACCATTAGCTACAATTGTGGAAGGTGATGTCGTAATATTCTTCAATTTCAGAACCGACAGAGGCCGTGAACTTACTGAAGCACTTTCTCAGCAGGACTTCCACGAGCAAAACATGCACAAATTAAACTTATATTTTGTAACGCTTACCAACTACGATGAAACATATTTAAACGTAAAAGTTGTTTACAATAAAGATAACATTACTGAAACGCTTGGTGAAGTTTTAGAAAAAGCCGGCAAAAAACAAATTCGTATCGCCGAAACGGAGAAATATCCACACGTAACCTTTTTCTTTTCAGGAGGAAGAGAAGTGCCATTTGAAGGAGAATCACGTATTTTAAGAAACTCCCCAAAAGTTGCCACTTACGATTTACAGCCAGAAATGAGTGCTTATGAATTAACTGATGCCCTTGTTCCTGAATTAAACAAAGGCGAAGTAGATTTTGTTTGTTTAAACTTTGCGAACGGCGATATGGTTGGACACACCGGAATCATGGAAGCCGCTATTAAAGCTTGTGAGGCTGTTGATGCCTGCGCAAAACAAGTAATTGAAGCTGCTCTTGCAAACAATTATACAACCATTGTAATTGCTGATCACGGTAACTGCGAAACAATGATTAATCCTGATGGAAGCCCAAATACAGCACACACAACAAACCCAGTGCCGATTATTCTGGTTGACAAAGAATTAAAAAATATTCAAAATGGTGTTTTAGGGGATATTGCGCCTACTATTTTAGAATTAATGGGCGTTCCACAGCCTGAAGCAATGACTTGTCATTCATTACTATAG
- the map gene encoding type I methionyl aminopeptidase: MIIQKTREEIELMRESALIVSKTLGMIASEIKEGVTTLYLDKLAEEFIRDHGAVPSFLGLYDFPNSLCMSPNAQVVHGIPNNTPLQNGDVISVDCGAFKNGYHGDHAYSFEIGEVAPETKKLLQVTKESLYVGIREFKAGNRIEDVGNAIQKYTESHGYGVVRELVGHGLGQKMHEAPEMPNYGKKGRGKLFVEGMVVAIEPMINMGTKNIKQLKDGWTILTADGKPSAHFEHDVALIDGKPEILSTFYYIYKALGIESTEEDEFRRVPLVL, encoded by the coding sequence ATGATTATCCAAAAAACCCGTGAGGAAATAGAATTAATGCGCGAAAGTGCCTTGATCGTATCGAAAACATTAGGAATGATTGCTTCTGAAATCAAAGAAGGAGTTACTACATTATATCTTGACAAATTAGCCGAGGAATTCATTCGTGATCATGGCGCAGTTCCAAGTTTTCTTGGCTTGTACGATTTCCCGAATTCACTTTGTATGAGTCCGAATGCTCAGGTAGTACATGGAATCCCGAATAATACGCCTTTGCAGAATGGTGATGTTATCTCTGTGGATTGCGGCGCTTTCAAAAACGGATATCATGGAGACCATGCCTATAGTTTTGAAATTGGAGAGGTTGCTCCGGAAACCAAAAAACTGTTGCAGGTAACCAAAGAATCTCTGTACGTAGGAATCAGGGAATTTAAAGCCGGAAACCGCATAGAAGATGTTGGAAATGCTATTCAAAAATATACGGAGTCTCACGGATACGGAGTAGTACGTGAATTAGTTGGACACGGATTAGGCCAGAAAATGCACGAAGCTCCTGAAATGCCAAACTATGGTAAAAAAGGCCGTGGAAAACTTTTTGTTGAAGGAATGGTGGTTGCCATTGAACCAATGATCAACATGGGAACAAAAAACATCAAACAACTAAAAGACGGCTGGACAATCCTGACTGCTGACGGAAAACCAAGCGCACATTTCGAACACGACGTTGCTTTAATCGACGGAAAACCAGAAATTTTATCGACTTTCTATTATATCTACAAAGCTTTAGGAATTGAAAGTACTGAAGAAGATGAATTTAGAAGAGTGCCATTGGTTTTATAA
- a CDS encoding DUF445 domain-containing protein, which yields MKTIVDQDIDKVRALRKMKRNALALLGVAVLLFIIAIYFKIPMLQAFSEAAMVGGIADWFAVVALFRHPMGIPIWHTAIIPTKKNEIGENLGNFVSEEFLNREKLEMKLDEFNFATKASDWLSQEENANKVADAIALNLIPGVLKTIKDEDIKRFIQVQFKEKLEAINFGDWVALALEPLQKGNVKDQLLTNLLEVMSGELSDNKDLIRKKVKQSTPFLSFGLADKSISEGIFNGLQEFLDEAKNPDSAVRIKIDEYISDFLHKVKNSEETRIKINNLIVDFAGKKEVQDYINGIWDEIKLSITNDLEKGEKSSIRENITGLIQKFGNGLKEDAIMVDKINNFIKNDLLSVLLNNKKVIGDLISSTVKSWDGKEVSEKLELEIGKDLQYIRINGTLVGGFIGLIIYGVEWIYHYFVM from the coding sequence ATGAAAACCATTGTAGATCAGGATATTGATAAAGTACGAGCTCTTCGAAAAATGAAGCGAAACGCTTTGGCACTTTTGGGTGTAGCTGTTCTGTTATTTATAATTGCCATTTATTTTAAAATTCCGATGCTGCAGGCTTTCAGTGAAGCGGCGATGGTAGGTGGCATTGCCGACTGGTTTGCAGTTGTGGCTTTATTTCGTCATCCCATGGGAATTCCCATTTGGCATACAGCAATTATCCCGACCAAAAAAAATGAGATTGGTGAGAATCTCGGCAATTTTGTTTCTGAAGAATTTCTGAACCGTGAAAAGCTGGAAATGAAGTTAGACGAATTTAATTTTGCCACTAAAGCTTCTGACTGGCTTTCGCAGGAAGAAAATGCCAATAAAGTTGCAGATGCTATAGCGTTAAATCTTATTCCGGGTGTTTTAAAAACAATAAAAGATGAAGATATAAAGCGATTTATTCAGGTTCAGTTTAAAGAAAAACTCGAAGCAATCAATTTCGGAGATTGGGTGGCATTGGCATTGGAACCGCTGCAAAAGGGGAATGTAAAAGACCAATTATTGACCAATCTTCTTGAAGTGATGAGTGGTGAACTAAGTGATAATAAAGATTTGATTAGAAAGAAAGTAAAACAATCTACACCTTTTTTAAGTTTTGGCCTTGCTGATAAAAGCATTTCGGAAGGTATCTTTAATGGGTTGCAGGAGTTTCTTGATGAAGCCAAAAATCCCGACAGTGCTGTAAGAATAAAAATTGATGAATATATTTCTGATTTCCTTCATAAAGTAAAAAACTCAGAAGAAACCCGAATTAAAATCAACAATCTGATTGTTGATTTTGCCGGGAAGAAAGAAGTTCAGGATTACATCAATGGAATCTGGGATGAAATAAAATTATCCATTACAAATGATCTGGAGAAAGGAGAGAAGTCTTCAATCAGAGAAAATATTACGGGTCTGATTCAGAAGTTTGGAAACGGACTCAAAGAAGATGCGATAATGGTAGACAAAATCAATAATTTTATTAAAAACGATTTGCTTTCTGTTCTTCTGAATAATAAAAAGGTGATAGGAGATTTAATTTCTTCAACTGTAAAAAGCTGGGATGGTAAAGAGGTTTCAGAAAAATTAGAGCTCGAAATCGGAAAAGACCTTCAGTACATCCGTATCAACGGAACTTTAGTAGGCGGATTTATCGGTCTTATAATTTATGGCGTAGAATGGATTTACCATTATTTTGTAATGTAA